In Methylomonas sp. MK1, the following are encoded in one genomic region:
- a CDS encoding helix-turn-helix domain-containing protein, whose product MTDTSRLYERAAAAANPFDALWDISDGRTFFCGPLYYNANHQHGAPVFLAGLYGKFRLKVAGSDWLSCRTAVIPAGVWHELDVGGDPLAVFYIEPTIAGVEALLPLTCNTRSVNGALVGNGGEIAFMRDLYEDRYSPHWTAQPLADLLSFSKRRSQADRLDPRISQIVEFLFTRGDDLTSVITLAANVGLSASRLQHLFSQQIGVPFRRYRSWNRMRQAICQVIKGHNFTTAAHASGFSDSAHFSHEFRKTFGAAPTVGLHNLARLQR is encoded by the coding sequence ATGACCGATACCTCTCGCTTGTATGAACGTGCTGCGGCCGCCGCCAACCCGTTCGACGCGCTGTGGGACATCAGCGACGGCCGCACGTTTTTTTGCGGCCCGCTGTACTACAACGCCAACCATCAACACGGTGCCCCGGTGTTTCTGGCCGGACTGTACGGGAAGTTTCGTTTAAAAGTAGCGGGCAGCGATTGGCTATCCTGCCGCACGGCAGTGATTCCGGCTGGGGTGTGGCACGAGCTGGATGTGGGCGGCGACCCGCTGGCGGTGTTTTATATCGAACCGACCATTGCCGGCGTGGAGGCACTACTGCCTTTAACCTGCAACACCCGTTCGGTCAACGGTGCTTTGGTGGGTAACGGCGGTGAAATCGCCTTCATGCGCGATCTCTACGAAGATCGCTACAGCCCACATTGGACCGCGCAACCCCTAGCCGATCTACTCAGTTTTTCGAAACGACGCTCTCAAGCCGACAGGTTAGACCCACGCATCAGCCAAATCGTCGAATTTTTATTCACGCGAGGCGACGACCTGACGTCGGTGATTACGCTGGCCGCAAACGTGGGGTTGTCCGCGTCCCGACTACAACATCTTTTCAGCCAGCAGATCGGTGTGCCGTTTCGCCGTTATCGCAGCTGGAACAGAATGCGGCAGGCAATATGCCAAGTCATCAAGGGCCACAACTTCACGACCGCCGCCCATGCGAGCGGGTTTTCCGATTCCGCCCATTTCAGCCACGAATTTCGCAAGACCTTCGGCGCCGCACCCACGGTAGGCTTGCATAATTTGGCGCGGCTGCAACGCTAA
- a CDS encoding MbcA/ParS/Xre antitoxin family protein, which translates to MLSTAHAQLPADGAMVAGAALRTFFNIADAWRLNVEQAMVLLGLDSRSTYFKWKKNPETASLNADKLERLSYIFGIYKALQILLPKPEAADGWLHQPNQAALFSGQTALQRMLSGRVADLYVVRQYLDAQCGWA; encoded by the coding sequence ATGTTGTCAACAGCTCATGCGCAATTACCCGCCGACGGCGCGATGGTGGCCGGCGCCGCGTTACGTACTTTTTTTAATATCGCCGATGCCTGGCGTTTGAATGTCGAACAAGCCATGGTGCTGCTGGGATTGGATTCGCGCAGCACCTATTTTAAATGGAAGAAGAACCCGGAAACGGCCAGTCTGAATGCCGATAAATTGGAAAGACTGTCGTATATCTTCGGTATTTACAAGGCTTTGCAGATTCTTCTACCTAAACCGGAAGCGGCGGACGGCTGGTTGCATCAACCTAATCAGGCCGCGCTGTTTTCCGGACAAACTGCGTTGCAACGCATGTTGTCCGGGCGGGTGGCGGATTTATACGTGGTGCGTCAGTATCTGGATGCACAGTGCGGTTGGGCCTAA